A window of the Gammaproteobacteria bacterium genome harbors these coding sequences:
- the gmhB gene encoding D-glycero-beta-D-manno-heptose 1,7-bisphosphate 7-phosphatase, with translation MKLIILDRDGVINEDSDHFIKTPDEWIPLPGSLAAIARLNRAGYTVAVATNQSGIARGLFTVETLQAMHAKFRALLAAEGGKVDAIYYCDHGPAEDCNCRKPLPGMYLQAAADFDADLRDVPVIGDSFRDLEAALAVNARPIAVKTGKGERTLESHAAVLKEKNIPVYDNLASAVDALLAGEV, from the coding sequence ATGAAACTGATCATTCTCGACCGAGACGGCGTCATCAACGAAGACTCCGATCATTTCATCAAAACCCCCGATGAGTGGATTCCTCTGCCTGGCAGTCTGGCGGCCATTGCCCGCCTGAACCGTGCTGGCTACACCGTGGCGGTAGCCACCAACCAGAGCGGCATTGCCCGTGGTTTGTTTACGGTGGAAACGCTTCAGGCCATGCACGCGAAATTCCGTGCCTTGCTGGCGGCGGAAGGGGGCAAGGTGGATGCGATTTATTACTGTGACCATGGTCCCGCTGAGGATTGCAATTGTCGCAAACCGTTGCCGGGCATGTATCTGCAAGCAGCGGCAGATTTTGACGCGGACTTGCGCGACGTGCCGGTGATTGGTGACTCATTCCGCGATCTGGAAGCAGCGCTGGCGGTCAATGCCCGTCCCATTGCGGTCAAGACCGGCAAGGGTGAGCGCACGCTGGAATCGCACGCGGCGGTGCTCAAAGAAAAAAATATTCCCGTGTATGACAATCTGGCGTCCGCGGTGGATGCCTTGCTCGCAGGAGAAGTCTAA
- a CDS encoding 1-acyl-sn-glycerol-3-phosphate acyltransferase — protein sequence MLWIRSAIYFGFMVLSAIVFGVLAVFARVMPFNKRAGFIGLFARSNIWFLQLVCGLKFEVEGRENIPKQGFICMAKHQSTWETYAFQQILPPITWILKRELLRVPFFGWGLASLEPIAIERGSGKKAIMQIIKEGTDRLQKGRMVLIFPEGTRIAPGKRGEYKIGGGMLAAKSGFPVLPIAHNAGEYWARHSFVKKPGVIKMVIGKPIETQGKKADEIMREVESFIEGEMARITTLREHQHGDRPLQTAPQA from the coding sequence ATGTTGTGGATTCGCTCGGCCATTTATTTCGGCTTCATGGTGTTGTCAGCCATCGTGTTTGGCGTGCTCGCAGTGTTTGCCCGGGTGATGCCGTTTAACAAGCGCGCCGGCTTCATCGGCCTGTTCGCCCGCTCCAATATCTGGTTTTTGCAGTTGGTCTGCGGGCTGAAGTTCGAGGTCGAAGGCCGGGAGAACATCCCCAAGCAAGGCTTCATCTGCATGGCCAAGCACCAGTCCACTTGGGAAACCTACGCCTTTCAGCAGATTTTGCCGCCGATCACCTGGATTTTGAAGCGCGAGCTGTTGCGCGTGCCGTTTTTCGGCTGGGGTCTGGCGTCGCTGGAGCCCATCGCCATTGAGCGTGGCAGCGGCAAGAAGGCCATTATGCAAATCATCAAGGAAGGCACCGATCGGCTGCAAAAAGGCCGCATGGTGCTGATTTTCCCTGAGGGTACCCGCATTGCGCCGGGCAAGCGCGGTGAATACAAAATTGGCGGCGGTATGCTGGCGGCCAAGTCCGGTTTTCCGGTGTTGCCCATCGCCCACAATGCCGGTGAATACTGGGCGCGGCACAGTTTTGTGAAAAAGCCCGGTGTGATCAAGATGGTTATCGGTAAGCCTATTGAAACCCAAGGCAAAAAAGCCGACGAAATCATGCGTGAAGTGGAAAGCTTCATCGAGGGTGAAATGGCGCGCATCACCACTCTCCGCGAACATCAGCATGGCGATCGTCCGCTGCAGACGGCTCCTCAAGCCTGA
- a CDS encoding class 1 fructose-bisphosphatase has translation MDNTNTLKQFLTNAMRNGEKNIDADLIGLIENVMSACRQIHAAVNHGALYGVLGSAESENVQGETQKKLDVMSNDMFIKSTQWGGQLAGMASEEEDDVYSIPSQYPRGKYLMYFDPLDGSSNIDVNITVGSIFSITKCPEGVTNPKLADYLIPGSKQVCAGFVLYGPSTMLVLTTGNGVNGFTLDPATGEFLLTHAKMTIPADTAEFAINMANQRFWEEPVQRYVDECIKGKSGSRDKNFNMRWVASMVGDVFRILTRGGIFLYPFDTKDKAKPGKLRLMYEANPMAFIVEQAGGVCSTGRERTLDINPKEIHQRVPVILGSKNEVERVVSYHK, from the coding sequence ATGGATAACACCAACACCTTGAAGCAGTTCCTGACCAATGCCATGCGCAATGGTGAGAAGAACATCGATGCGGACCTGATTGGTCTGATCGAAAATGTGATGTCAGCCTGCCGCCAGATCCACGCTGCCGTTAACCATGGCGCACTGTACGGCGTATTGGGCAGTGCCGAGAGCGAGAACGTTCAGGGCGAAACCCAGAAGAAGCTGGACGTGATGTCCAACGACATGTTCATCAAGAGCACCCAGTGGGGCGGTCAGCTGGCGGGTATGGCGTCTGAAGAAGAAGACGATGTCTACAGCATCCCTTCCCAGTACCCACGCGGCAAGTACCTGATGTACTTCGATCCACTCGACGGTTCTTCCAACATCGACGTGAACATCACCGTGGGTTCAATTTTCTCCATCACCAAGTGCCCAGAAGGCGTCACCAACCCCAAACTGGCTGACTACCTGATCCCGGGCAGCAAGCAGGTGTGTGCCGGTTTCGTTCTGTACGGCCCATCCACCATGCTGGTGCTGACCACCGGTAACGGCGTTAACGGTTTCACGCTGGACCCAGCCACTGGCGAATTCCTGCTGACCCACGCCAAGATGACTATCCCTGCGGATACTGCCGAGTTTGCCATCAACATGGCCAACCAGCGTTTCTGGGAAGAACCCGTACAGCGTTACGTTGACGAGTGCATCAAGGGTAAATCCGGCAGCCGTGACAAAAACTTCAACATGCGTTGGGTGGCTTCCATGGTGGGCGACGTGTTCCGCATCCTGACTCGCGGCGGTATCTTCCTCTACCCATTCGACACCAAAGACAAGGCCAAGCCAGGCAAGCTGCGTCTGATGTATGAGGCCAATCCCATGGCGTTCATCGTTGAGCAGGCCGGTGGCGTGTGTTCTACCGGTCGTGAGCGTACTCTGGATATCAATCCAAAGGAAATTCACCAGCGCGTGCCGGTTATCCTGGGCTCCAAAAACGAAGTTGAGCGCGTGGTTTCCTACCACAAGTAA
- the groL gene encoding chaperonin GroEL (60 kDa chaperone family; promotes refolding of misfolded polypeptides especially under stressful conditions; forms two stacked rings of heptamers to form a barrel-shaped 14mer; ends can be capped by GroES; misfolded proteins enter the barrel where they are refolded when GroES binds) has translation MAAKDVRFGEDARQRMARGVNILANAVRVTLGPKGRNVVLEKSFGAPTITKDGVSVAKEIELEDKFENMGAQMVKEVSSQTSDIAGDGTTTATVLAQSIVNEGMKAVAAGMNPMDLKRGIDKAVTAAVEQLKSMSSPCTDDKAIAQVGTISANSDKAIGDIIAEAMSKVGKEGVITVEEGSGFDNELDVVEGMQFDRGYLSPYFVNNQQNMSAELEAPFLLLVDKKISNIRELLPALEGVAKSGKPLLIIAEDVEGEALATLVVNNIRGIVKICAVKAPGFGDRRKAMLQDIAVLTGGQVISEEVGLSLDSVTLHDLGSAKRIVVSKENTTIIDGAGQAKEIEARVTQIRAQMAETTSDYDKEKLQERVAKLAGGVAVIKIGAATEVEMKEKKDRVDDALHATRAAVEEGVVAGGGVALVRAEATLGKLKGDNHDQDVGISIARRAMTEPLRQIVANAGGEPSVVLNKVAEGKGNFGFNAATDTYGDMFEMGILDPTKVTRTALQNAASVAGLLITTEAMIAELPKKDGGAPDMGGMGGMGGMGGMM, from the coding sequence ATGGCTGCTAAAGACGTACGTTTTGGTGAAGATGCTCGCCAGCGCATGGCCAGAGGTGTAAACATCCTGGCTAACGCGGTAAGAGTGACCCTGGGCCCTAAAGGCCGCAACGTGGTGCTGGAAAAATCTTTCGGCGCACCCACCATCACTAAAGACGGTGTTTCTGTTGCCAAAGAAATCGAACTGGAAGACAAGTTCGAAAACATGGGCGCACAAATGGTCAAGGAAGTATCTTCACAAACTTCCGACATCGCTGGCGACGGTACCACAACCGCAACCGTACTGGCTCAATCCATAGTTAACGAAGGCATGAAAGCCGTTGCTGCCGGCATGAACCCCATGGACCTGAAGCGCGGCATCGACAAGGCCGTGACTGCTGCTGTTGAGCAACTGAAGTCCATGTCTTCTCCTTGCACCGATGACAAAGCCATCGCTCAAGTAGGCACCATTTCAGCCAACTCCGACAAAGCCATCGGCGACATCATCGCTGAAGCCATGTCCAAAGTGGGTAAAGAAGGCGTTATCACCGTTGAAGAAGGTTCTGGTTTCGACAACGAACTGGACGTGGTTGAAGGTATGCAGTTTGACCGTGGCTACCTGTCTCCTTACTTCGTCAACAACCAGCAGAACATGTCTGCCGAACTGGAAGCTCCTTTCCTGTTGTTGGTTGACAAGAAAATCTCCAACATTCGCGAACTGTTGCCAGCTCTGGAAGGCGTTGCCAAATCGGGCAAGCCACTGCTGATCATCGCTGAAGACGTTGAAGGCGAAGCCCTGGCGACTCTGGTTGTGAACAACATCCGCGGCATCGTGAAAATTTGCGCCGTTAAAGCCCCAGGCTTTGGCGACCGTCGCAAAGCCATGCTGCAAGACATCGCTGTTCTAACTGGCGGTCAGGTAATTTCTGAAGAAGTTGGCCTGAGCCTGGACAGCGTAACCCTGCACGACCTGGGTTCTGCCAAGCGCATCGTGGTCAGCAAAGAAAACACCACCATCATTGATGGCGCAGGTCAGGCAAAAGAAATCGAAGCCCGCGTTACACAAATCCGTGCGCAAATGGCTGAGACCACTTCTGACTACGACAAAGAAAAACTGCAAGAGCGCGTGGCCAAACTGGCCGGCGGTGTTGCCGTTATCAAGATCGGCGCTGCCACTGAAGTTGAAATGAAAGAAAAGAAAGACCGCGTTGACGACGCTCTGCACGCCACTCGCGCTGCAGTAGAAGAAGGCGTGGTTGCTGGTGGTGGCGTTGCTCTGGTTCGCGCAGAAGCCACCCTGGGCAAGCTCAAAGGCGACAACCACGATCAAGACGTTGGTATCAGCATCGCGCGCCGCGCCATGACCGAACCATTGCGTCAAATCGTAGCCAATGCCGGCGGCGAACCTTCTGTGGTTCTGAACAAAGTTGCTGAAGGCAAGGGCAACTTCGGTTTCAATGCTGCCACTGACACTTACGGCGACATGTTCGAAATGGGTATTTTGGATCCAACCAAAGTAACTCGTACTGCACTGCAAAATGCTGCGTCCGTAGCTGGTCTGTTGATCACTACCGAAGCCATGATTGCGGAGCTGCCAAAGAAAGACGGCGGCGCACCTGACATGGGTGGCATGGGCGGTATGGGTGGCATGGGAGGCATGATGTAA
- the groES gene encoding co-chaperone GroES codes for MNIRPLHDRIVVRRVEEERTSPGGIVLPGSAAEKPSQGKVIAAGKGRILESGDVRPMDVKVGDKVMFGKYAGTEVKINGEELLVMREDDVVAVIE; via the coding sequence ATGAACATTCGTCCTCTACACGATCGCATCGTGGTTCGCCGTGTTGAAGAAGAGCGCACCTCTCCCGGTGGCATCGTTCTGCCAGGCTCTGCTGCTGAAAAACCCTCACAAGGCAAAGTCATCGCCGCAGGTAAAGGCCGCATTCTGGAAAGCGGCGACGTACGCCCCATGGACGTCAAAGTTGGCGACAAGGTGATGTTTGGCAAATACGCCGGCACCGAAGTAAAAATCAATGGCGAAGAACTGCTGGTTATGCGCGAAGACGACGTCGTCGCTGTAATCGAATAA
- a CDS encoding FxsA family protein has protein sequence MLRILLLLLIAVPIIEIYLFIQVGSAIGAWSTIGLVILTAVPGTFLLRQQGLSTLARVQTTLQRGEIPALEMVEGVILVIAGVLLIIPGFFTDTLGFLLLLPVFRRRLVMGMLRHANVIRTSHVHYRNHQGPTSPHKSNTLEGEYRRED, from the coding sequence ATGCTCCGTATACTGCTGTTGCTGCTTATCGCCGTTCCCATTATTGAAATTTACCTGTTCATTCAAGTAGGTAGCGCAATCGGCGCATGGTCTACCATCGGCCTGGTGATCCTCACCGCCGTGCCGGGCACGTTTTTGCTGCGCCAGCAGGGCCTGTCCACCTTGGCCAGAGTGCAGACCACCCTGCAACGCGGCGAAATCCCCGCCCTGGAAATGGTCGAAGGCGTCATCCTGGTCATCGCCGGTGTATTGCTGATCATTCCCGGTTTTTTCACCGACACTCTCGGTTTTTTGCTACTGCTACCCGTCTTTCGCCGCCGCCTGGTAATGGGCATGCTGCGTCACGCCAACGTGATCCGTACCAGCCACGTCCACTATCGCAACCACCAGGGACCTACCTCACCCCACAAATCCAACACCCTCGAAGGCGAATATCGTCGCGAAGATTAA
- a CDS encoding divalent-cation tolerance protein CutA — MNEPREFCLVLSTCPDEATAKRLAGSLLAKRLAACVNIVPGLRSMYLWKGELRDDAEVLMLIKTRVDHYDRLEAELRAEHPYELPEIVAVPFEHGLTGYFSWINDVVKNK; from the coding sequence ATGAACGAACCGAGGGAGTTTTGTCTGGTGCTCAGTACCTGCCCGGACGAGGCCACGGCCAAGCGCCTGGCGGGGAGTTTGTTGGCAAAAAGACTGGCGGCATGTGTCAATATAGTGCCTGGGCTGCGCTCAATGTACCTGTGGAAGGGTGAGCTGCGGGACGATGCAGAAGTGCTGATGCTGATCAAAACGCGCGTGGACCACTATGATCGACTGGAAGCAGAGCTGCGTGCCGAACATCCCTATGAACTTCCCGAAATCGTGGCTGTCCCATTTGAGCATGGTTTAACGGGCTATTTTTCCTGGATTAATGACGTCGTAAAAAATAAATGA
- a CDS encoding protein-disulfide reductase DsbD, whose protein sequence is MKRIILLFSLLLSAFSVVAAQQPLKPEDAFKLRAYAKDAHTITAEWTIAEGYYLYKEKFKFSTQTPGYELDVAAAVFPKGKIKQDEYFGQVESFRNKISIDIPLSRAVDAPEELVLDTVSQGCADLGLCYPPQKVSVSLFMPPLEDGSFSASPAQSGAAGNSLLGKLGQSLGLGKAAGGNGSFLEPAQAFALSTEVTNGNVITVSWDIADGYYLYKDRMAFSLMSADGVSLAAPVFSSGAKLKHDEYFGEMSVYYHQAVVTLPLERSNFDPTDVQLKVSYQGCAEAGFCYPPQTDTLGLSLPKGSASASGIAAGAVSESDSIAASLAGDSLGWIILSFFGFGLLLAFTPCVFPMVPILSSIIVGQGESLTTRKAFTMSLVYVLAMAATYTVAGVFAGMVGENLQAAFQNPWVLSVFALIFVALSLSMFGFYELQLPTSWQTKLTSMSNSQKGGTLIGVGIMGFLSALIVGPCVAAPLAGALIYIGQTGDAVLGGTALFAMSLGMGAPLLVIGTSAGKLLPRAGVWMEKVKAVFGLILIGVAIWMLERILSVQISMLLWAALAIGSGIYFGAIRRAAVGKISKTIGWLLLVYGVALAGAAVKGGNNVLNPLEPFLSASDDRPLVFKRIKSLQDLRDEITQANRDGRPVMLDFYADWCVSCIEMEHKTFAKAPVQAALQPGVMLQADVTANDDIDKELMKEFGIIGPPAILFFDRQGNELRELRVVGFKQPDEFQAIVNQAFAP, encoded by the coding sequence ATGAAAAGAATAATTTTGCTGTTTTCCCTGTTACTGTCGGCTTTTTCTGTCGTTGCTGCCCAGCAACCGCTCAAGCCTGAAGATGCGTTTAAGTTGCGAGCATATGCCAAGGACGCGCACACGATCACGGCAGAGTGGACCATCGCCGAAGGCTATTACCTCTATAAAGAAAAATTCAAATTTTCCACCCAGACTCCAGGCTATGAACTGGATGTTGCGGCGGCAGTATTTCCCAAGGGCAAGATCAAGCAGGACGAATACTTCGGCCAGGTCGAGTCGTTCCGCAACAAGATCAGCATCGATATTCCGTTGAGTCGGGCAGTGGATGCGCCAGAAGAGCTGGTGCTGGATACGGTGTCGCAAGGCTGTGCGGATTTGGGTTTATGTTATCCACCGCAGAAAGTTTCTGTCAGCTTGTTTATGCCGCCGCTGGAAGACGGCAGTTTTTCGGCATCGCCCGCGCAATCCGGGGCTGCGGGTAATTCGCTGTTGGGCAAACTTGGGCAATCACTGGGATTGGGTAAGGCCGCTGGCGGTAACGGCAGTTTTCTGGAGCCAGCCCAGGCATTTGCGCTGAGTACCGAAGTGACCAACGGTAATGTTATTACGGTCTCCTGGGATATTGCCGACGGCTATTACCTCTACAAAGACCGCATGGCATTTTCGCTGATGTCGGCGGATGGTGTGTCCTTGGCTGCGCCGGTGTTTTCCAGTGGCGCGAAGCTCAAACACGACGAATATTTTGGCGAAATGTCGGTGTACTACCATCAGGCGGTGGTGACACTGCCGTTGGAGCGCAGCAATTTTGATCCCACCGATGTGCAGCTAAAAGTGAGTTACCAAGGCTGTGCCGAAGCGGGCTTTTGTTATCCGCCACAAACAGACACGTTGGGTTTGAGTCTGCCTAAGGGCAGCGCCAGCGCCTCGGGTATTGCCGCAGGTGCGGTGAGTGAATCTGACAGCATTGCGGCCAGTCTGGCGGGCGATAGTCTGGGCTGGATTATTCTGAGTTTTTTCGGCTTTGGCCTGCTGTTGGCGTTTACCCCGTGTGTGTTTCCGATGGTGCCGATTTTGTCGAGCATCATCGTTGGCCAGGGTGAGAGTCTGACCACCCGCAAGGCATTTACCATGTCGCTGGTGTATGTGCTGGCGATGGCGGCGACCTATACGGTGGCCGGGGTATTTGCCGGAATGGTGGGCGAGAATTTACAGGCCGCGTTCCAAAATCCGTGGGTGTTGTCGGTATTTGCGCTGATTTTCGTCGCGCTGTCGCTGTCGATGTTTGGATTTTACGAGCTGCAATTGCCGACATCCTGGCAAACCAAGCTGACCAGTATGAGCAACAGCCAAAAAGGCGGAACGCTGATCGGTGTTGGCATCATGGGCTTTTTGTCGGCGCTGATAGTCGGGCCTTGTGTTGCTGCGCCGCTGGCCGGCGCGTTGATCTACATCGGCCAGACCGGTGATGCGGTGTTGGGCGGTACGGCGCTGTTTGCGATGAGCCTGGGCATGGGCGCGCCGCTGTTGGTGATTGGCACATCGGCGGGCAAGCTGTTGCCCCGCGCCGGTGTTTGGATGGAAAAGGTCAAGGCCGTGTTTGGTCTGATTCTGATCGGTGTGGCGATCTGGATGTTGGAGCGCATACTGTCAGTGCAGATCAGCATGCTGTTGTGGGCGGCGCTGGCGATCGGTTCGGGTATTTACTTCGGTGCGATCCGTCGCGCAGCGGTGGGCAAAATCAGCAAAACCATCGGTTGGTTGTTGCTGGTCTATGGCGTGGCGCTGGCGGGAGCCGCGGTAAAAGGCGGCAACAATGTGCTTAATCCGCTGGAACCTTTTTTGTCAGCATCTGACGATCGTCCTCTGGTATTCAAGCGAATTAAGTCGCTGCAGGATCTGCGCGATGAGATTACCCAGGCTAATCGTGACGGCCGGCCTGTGATGCTGGATTTTTACGCGGATTGGTGTGTGTCCTGTATTGAAATGGAACACAAAACTTTTGCCAAAGCGCCGGTACAGGCGGCATTGCAACCGGGCGTGATGTTGCAGGCCGATGTGACTGCCAATGACGATATCGACAAGGAGTTGATGAAAGAATTCGGCATTATCGGCCCACCGGCGATTTTGTTCTTCGATCGCCAGGGCAACGAGCTGCGCGAGCTGCGCGTGGTGGGCTTCAAGCAGCCGGACGAGTTTCAGGCGATTGTTAACCAGGCATTCGCACCCTAA
- a CDS encoding TlpA family protein disulfide reductase produces the protein MTMKWLKTALIVASMGLAFWLGMAITQRSVPVDAEAEARANAMIHELRPGFLLPDLHGQLFDARQWDGKVLVVNFWATWCPPCRREMPDFVELQHAYASQGVQFVGIALDEPGAVQQFVQEMNVNYPLLLGGVKATQVSEAYGNSDGVLPYTAIVDRQGRIAYIHRGFFPGDQAKKVILSLL, from the coding sequence ATGACAATGAAGTGGCTTAAAACGGCACTGATCGTGGCGTCCATGGGGCTGGCGTTTTGGCTGGGCATGGCTATTACCCAGCGCAGCGTACCGGTGGATGCCGAGGCAGAGGCTAGGGCGAATGCAATGATCCATGAATTGCGCCCGGGGTTTTTGTTGCCTGATCTGCATGGCCAGTTGTTTGATGCCAGGCAGTGGGACGGTAAAGTGCTGGTGGTAAATTTTTGGGCTACCTGGTGTCCGCCGTGCCGTCGCGAAATGCCGGATTTTGTCGAGTTGCAGCACGCGTATGCCAGTCAGGGCGTGCAATTTGTTGGGATCGCACTGGATGAGCCCGGTGCAGTGCAGCAGTTTGTGCAGGAAATGAATGTGAACTACCCCTTGCTGTTGGGAGGGGTGAAGGCCACGCAGGTATCCGAAGCCTACGGCAACAGCGACGGTGTGCTACCCTATACGGCAATTGTTGATCGACAGGGGCGTATTGCCTATATTCATCGCGGCTTTTTTCCTGGCGACCAAGCAAAGAAGGTCATCCTCTCCCTGCTGTAA
- the aroQ gene encoding type II 3-dehydroquinate dehydratase: protein MAKILILNGPNLNLLGTREPKHYGKQGLDQINGALKQLATDAGHEFDTLQSNAEHELIDRIHRARGEIDFIIFNPAAFTHTSVALRDALSAVEIPFIEVHLSNVHAREAFRRHSYFSDIAVGVISGLGPVGYELALQAAIKHLKN, encoded by the coding sequence ATGGCTAAAATACTGATCCTAAACGGTCCCAATCTCAATTTGTTGGGAACACGGGAGCCAAAGCACTATGGCAAGCAGGGTCTGGATCAGATCAATGGCGCGCTAAAGCAGCTGGCAACCGATGCTGGCCATGAGTTCGATACGCTGCAAAGCAATGCAGAACACGAACTGATCGATCGGATTCATCGTGCCCGAGGAGAGATCGATTTTATTATTTTCAATCCCGCCGCGTTCACCCACACCAGTGTGGCGTTGCGCGATGCGCTGTCGGCGGTGGAGATACCGTTTATTGAAGTGCACTTGTCCAATGTGCACGCCAGAGAGGCGTTTCGACGTCATTCGTATTTTTCTGATATTGCAGTCGGTGTGATTAGTGGTTTGGGTCCGGTCGGTTACGAACTGGCACTGCAGGCCGCGATTAAGCACCTAAAAAACTAA
- the accB gene encoding acetyl-CoA carboxylase biotin carboxyl carrier protein — MDIRKIKKLIELLEESGVAEIEIHEGEESVRISRNGANSGMMVPMAAPQMMAAPQPAAAPAAAAPAAAPAAPSGHAVKSPMVGTFYRAPSPGAKSFVEVGQSVSVGDTLCIIEAMKILNQIESDKAGVVKAALVENGDPVEYGQPMFIIE; from the coding sequence ATGGACATTCGTAAGATTAAAAAACTGATCGAACTGCTGGAAGAATCCGGTGTAGCGGAAATCGAGATTCACGAAGGTGAAGAGTCTGTGCGCATCAGTCGCAACGGGGCCAACAGCGGGATGATGGTTCCGATGGCGGCTCCTCAAATGATGGCTGCGCCACAGCCAGCTGCTGCACCGGCTGCGGCTGCTCCTGCGGCAGCGCCAGCTGCGCCATCGGGTCACGCGGTTAAATCACCGATGGTGGGTACGTTCTACCGTGCACCATCGCCCGGCGCGAAATCGTTTGTTGAAGTAGGTCAATCGGTTTCTGTGGGCGACACCTTGTGCATTATCGAAGCGATGAAGATTCTGAACCAAATCGAGTCAGATAAAGCTGGCGTGGTTAAGGCTGCGTTGGTGGAGAACGGTGATCCGGTCGAATACGGCCAGCCCATGTTCATCATCGAATAA
- the accC gene encoding acetyl-CoA carboxylase biotin carboxylase subunit, with the protein MINKIVIANRGEIALRVLRACREMGIKTVAVHSEADRELKHVRLADESVCIGPAPSSESYLNVPALISAAEVTDAEAIHPGYGFLSENADFAERVESSGFIFIGPRPETIRLMGDKVSAINAMKKSGVPCVPGSGGPLGDDPDENIRIARDIGYPVIIKAAGGGGGRGMRVVRSEAALLNAISLTKTEARTAFGNDMVYMEKFLENPRHVEIQVLADTHGNAIHLGERDCSMQRRHQKVVEEAPAPGITAEVRARIGERCAEACRKIGYRGAGTFEFLYENGEFYFIEMNTRLQVEHPVTELITGVDLVKEQIRIASGEKLSYTQDQIKPRGHAIECRINAEDARTFMPSPGRITQYHAPGGPGIRVDSHIYNGYMVPPYYDSMIGKLIAYGDTREIAVARMRTALSEIVIEGIKTNIALHEDIMRDLGFQAGGTNIHYLEKKLEINNH; encoded by the coding sequence ATGATTAATAAAATTGTCATCGCCAATCGCGGCGAGATCGCCCTGCGCGTGCTGCGTGCCTGCCGTGAGATGGGCATTAAAACGGTTGCCGTGCATTCGGAGGCCGACCGCGAACTCAAGCACGTTCGTCTGGCTGACGAAAGCGTCTGTATCGGTCCTGCACCGTCTTCTGAAAGTTACCTGAATGTACCTGCGCTGATCAGCGCGGCGGAAGTAACAGATGCAGAAGCCATTCATCCTGGTTACGGATTCTTGTCAGAAAATGCTGACTTTGCCGAGCGTGTGGAAAGCAGTGGCTTTATTTTCATCGGTCCGCGTCCAGAGACCATTCGCCTGATGGGCGACAAAGTGTCTGCCATCAACGCGATGAAAAAATCAGGTGTACCCTGTGTGCCGGGTTCGGGTGGTCCGCTGGGAGATGATCCCGACGAAAATATCCGCATCGCTCGTGACATCGGTTATCCGGTCATTATCAAGGCCGCCGGTGGCGGTGGTGGTCGCGGTATGCGCGTGGTGCGTTCCGAGGCTGCATTGCTGAATGCGATTTCGTTGACCAAAACCGAAGCGCGTACCGCTTTCGGTAACGACATGGTGTACATGGAGAAATTCCTGGAAAATCCACGTCACGTGGAAATTCAGGTATTGGCCGACACACACGGCAATGCGATTCATTTGGGTGAGCGCGATTGCTCCATGCAGCGTCGTCACCAAAAAGTGGTTGAAGAAGCGCCAGCGCCCGGCATTACCGCTGAAGTGCGCGCCAGAATTGGTGAGCGCTGCGCGGAAGCCTGCCGCAAGATCGGTTATCGTGGTGCGGGTACGTTTGAATTCCTCTACGAAAATGGCGAGTTCTATTTCATCGAAATGAACACTCGTCTGCAGGTAGAGCATCCAGTGACCGAGCTGATCACGGGCGTGGATCTGGTGAAAGAGCAAATTCGCATCGCCTCTGGCGAAAAGCTCAGCTACACCCAGGATCAAATCAAGCCGCGTGGTCATGCAATCGAATGTCGGATTAATGCCGAAGATGCGCGTACTTTTATGCCATCGCCTGGTCGCATTACCCAGTATCACGCGCCGGGTGGTCCTGGTATCCGCGTTGATTCGCACATTTACAATGGCTACATGGTGCCGCCGTATTACGATTCCATGATCGGCAAGCTGATTGCCTATGGTGACACGCGCGAAATCGCGGTAGCGCGCATGCGCACGGCGTTGAGTGAAATCGTGATTGAAGGCATCAAGACCAATATCGCGCTGCATGAAGACATTATGCGCGACTTGGGTTTTCAGGCCGGTGGAACCAATATCCACTACCTGGAAAAGAAGCTGGAAATTAATAATCACTAA